The following proteins come from a genomic window of Lolium rigidum isolate FL_2022 chromosome 5, APGP_CSIRO_Lrig_0.1, whole genome shotgun sequence:
- the LOC124652433 gene encoding uncharacterized protein LOC124652433 — translation MFRRRFRMGKPLFLRIVDALSNWSPYFTDRVDAINREGLSPLQKCTAAMRMLAYGTAADQLDEVLMLGASTSLDCLSAFAQGIIEVFGGEYLRPPTPQEILRLMEIGHARGFPGMLGSIDCMHWQWKNCPMEWRGQFTGHHGVPTMILEAVASYDLRIWHAYFGVAGSNNDINVLNRSPLFISTLKGEAPRVQYTVNGRQYDTGYYLADGIYPEWATFVKSIPLPQNDKNKLFAKFQEGARKDVERAFAALQSRFSIVNRPAKFWKRAAIGSIMQACVILHNMIVEDERKPFNIPLDLNRNPHISSVLPPEVMQGAHPVFQDVLRRSATIRDRETHIQLKSDLVENIWDRFGEQ, via the coding sequence ATGTTTCGCAGAAGGTTTCGCATGGGCAAACCACTCTTCCTGCGAATCGTAGATGCCCTCAGCAACTGGTCACCCTATTTTACTGATAGAGTAGATGCCATTAATCGTGAGGGTCTCTCGCCGCTCCAGAAGTGTACAGCGGCAATGCGTATGCTTGCCTATGGGACAGCAGCTGACCAGCTTGATGAGGTGCTAATGCTTGGAGCCAGCACATCATTGGATTGTTTGAGTGCATTTGCGCAAGGTATTATTGAGGTCTTTGGTGGAGAATATTTGCGCCCCCCTACGCCTCAAGAAATTCTTCGTCTTATGGAAATTGGTCATGCTCGTGGCTTCCCTGGCATGTTAGGAAGTATTGATTGTATGCACTGgcagtggaaaaactgtccaaTGGAATGGAGGGGTCAGTTCACAGGTCACCATGGAGTTCCTACTATGATACTTGAAGCTGTTGCGTCATATGATCTTCGCATATGGCATGCTTATTTTGGAGTTGCTGGATCAAACAATGACATTAATGTACTGAATCGATCACCATTGTTCATCAGTACTTTGAAAGGAGAGGCGCCTAGGGTTCAATACACTGTCAACGGGAGGCAATATGACACCGGTTATTACCTTGCTGATGGCATATATCCAGAATGGGCTACATTTGTGAAGTCAATACCGCTTCCTCAGAATGACAAGAACAaattatttgcaaagtttcaagaaggggcaaggaaggatgtcgagcgggctttTGCTGCACTCCAATCTCGTTTTAGCATTGTCAATCGTCCGGCAAAATTTTGGAAACGTGCAGCCATTGGATCTATAATGCAAGCATGTGTCATACTTCATAATATGATAGTTGAGGATGAACGGAAACCGTTTAACATTCCCTTAGATCTGAATCGCAACCCACACATATCATCTGTTCTACCTCCTGAAGTTATGCAGGGTGCTCACCCTGTGTTTCAAGATGTCTTGCGGAGAAGTGCCACAATTCGTGATCGAGAGACACATATTCAGTTAAAGTCAGATTTAGTCGAGAATATCTGGGATCGATTTGGCGAGCAATAA